The DNA sequence tttaacatCAATAGAAATTTAGTAGAacgacccaacgctttttacttGAGTGTTTTCACTTCCAAAATTCTagatatttagtttatattCAAATAGACTTTAGTACAAGATTTAACTTAATATTTACTTGCTTTTAATACATATAAATGTTTGTATACTGGATTTACCGTATCTGAGTGAAACAAATTCTCTGAGGATACGATACTCaatcttaccgttttatattacttgtgcgacTCGGTACACTTGCCGACCAGCAGACGAACACTAGGCACCTCCAGAAACAAGGTAAGGAAGGAGAATTATGTATTATTGATTCACCATTAGATACATTGTTCTCTTCATATGTATAATTTTCCACTAGCAAGTCCTAACGGTTTTTGGCATGGTGCCTTGgaggaaaaaacaaaattacaaagaaggAATATAATCCTAACAGAATGGTGCCACTTCAGCCGACAAGGAAATCTTAGGAGAATTACTGAGCACCACACTGCTGCCAGCTCATTCCTATTTGCTCACAAAATCCTTCAGGTAATAAGGTTTATTAATTTCCCTTTTTGGCCttcgttcttcttctttagGTTTATTAATTTCCCTTTTTGgcctttgttcttcttctttgctTGCCCTGTGCTTAGTTCTGGTTCTTCTTCCTTGCTTGCCCCTGTGCTTGGTTCTGGTTCTGCATTCTTTGCATTTCCTTGTTGTCCCCTGCATTTGACTGTAACAATTTGTCTCTCTCAATCCATAAAAGATGAGTTCAGCTTCTTCAGTCCTTCCTTTCAAGACAAGGCCCCCAATCAGTGAGTTAGCAACATTCAAACAAGATTCACCCCCCATGCTCTCATAAACTCTCTTGGCATCATCTATGGCTTCACAATCACAATAAAACTCAGTAAGTGCACCACAATTGAGTTATCAAAATCAAACCCACCCTTAATGCAAAGCCTGTGAACAACCTTCCCTGCACACAGAATCCCAAGTCTAGCACAAACCCTCACAACACAATCCAAAGTGAACTCATTAGGCAACACCTCGGAACTCCTCCTCATACACCCGAACAAATCCAAAGGCTTCTCACACCCATCTTCCCCCTTAGCATACCCCGAGATCAACGTAGTCCAAGCCACAACATCTCGGGCATGCATTTTCTCAAACACATCCATAGCATCATCAATCATGTCACGCTGCACATAACCCGCAAGCATCAAGCTCCACAACACTTGGTTCCCATCACGCAGCTCCTCAAAAACAACCTCAGCCTCTTTGGTTCCACAGCAATGCaaacaaaaatacaacaaaGCACTCCTCGCAAGGCCAAACCTCTCATAGCCAGATTTCAAAAGCAGGGAATGAACATGCTTAACAAGAAGCAAGGACCCGGAACGTGCACACGCGCTCAACACCGCAGAGAAAGAAACCTCATCGAGCGTGACACGAGCGGTGCATGAAAGGAACAAGGATCAATGCCTTAGGGTACCTCCCTCATCGGGAGTAATCAGAAATCATGGTGTTCCAGGAAGAAACTGTTCGGTGCGGCATTTGATCGAACAGGCGATGGGCTTCTTCGACATTGCCGATTTTGAACCGACGGGCGATGGAAATGTTGGTGGAAATCACGTGACCGACATCGGACTCCGAAGCTTGCAAATGGGTCGTGAAAAGTCGGAATCTTTGGTTCCGTTTCCAACAGTTGCACTTCCAGGTACCCACAGAAACAGGGTcattgtgtggaagtggaaaacgAAACATAGTATTCTAGCAGGTGCAACTGCGTCAGGTGAACTTAGGAAACAAATTAGgaattgtttattataaacttttttttttaaaataattatacgaCATAAGGCAATCCTATATTCCAAAATGAATTGAGGATACCCATATTTTATTTGAGtggaataaaaaaagtttaatttctatttacttgcaaattactaattaaaaaataattttaatataatttttaaaataattattataaaagttaacaaatttactaaataaataataatctaaaattgtatatctaatattttttaaagaaaaaaatgttagatatAACTCTATAactctataaatatttaaatacaaagTCTATAAACGAAGGAACTGTATTTCAAAGTTGATGTTTATAGTATCTCACAATTAATGGAAATGCTAACATACTTTctgatattcttttaaaaatatttattattggttgaaatttattgaaagttaaaaaaaattataaacctcacttcttatttaatgGTCTCCTCTCattgttttacaaaaattacAGTGCCAAAACAATAGAATATTTGTCAAATAGAAAATTTGTCAAGAGAAATATGTTAAAGAATGTGTTGCTAATActcttctataaataaaagaataataattgttttaaaaactttatttaaggaaaaaataattgttttaaaaattctaatCGTTTACTTAAttgaaatacattttatttgttcCCTTAATTGTGTTTTTAAGAGTCATTTACACCTTTGTTGCTAACAAAACTTAAACAATATTAGTGTGAGTTCTATAACAAAAAGATATATACCAGTATAAGTTGTGAAACAATTCATTCACATTGATGAAAGTATATTGTCCCCCAATTTAACTTATCACTCCCTGAAACATATATAACATTAGGAGTTATGCAAAGTAATTACTAGTTACATTTGTAGAAAAAGCCCAAAATATACACTCATTCCATTCACATGGGGGTATTATAGCTACTCCACTATGTTATTACTTGTTCCCTCAAAGAGAATATATTCATTCCCTTTGAGCTTAGTATGTATGGGAATCATCATTCATCAATCTGTTTCATGGTCAGGGGCAGGAGAGTACCATGCAGGGTGCCTGCCCATGGTCCTAAGAAGCTTAGTGTATGGTGAATCAGGCATTCTTGCTTGCTCCTCTTCCCTAAGTTCATCAGCAGATTTTGGCAATCCATCAGGTATGGGACACATTCTCTCACCTTCTTCTGATTTCACATCCTTGCTCAGATTCATGTCACCCTTCTTTACTTTGTGCATGATTGAAATCCCATGCAAGCATCCTATTAGGGATTTTACACCACCAGTCTCCAGAATCAGCCTCTCTATGTCTGCTCTTGGGGACTCTTTCTGTAAAACATTACAAACTCAACAATGAATATCATTGATGGTTGATATTcaacatatcaaaattaaataatactatttatatttaacaaGTATATTAACTCTTTTCATTacagatatatatataccaaCAGACTTCCTGTTCCACTTGTCACTGAACatcttttcattgttttttctttttggcctacatctttaattttttccaagttttttttatcatttacacTGTTTGAAATgctaaatagaaaataaacgaGTGgagaaaattttggaatttaaattaaaaagaaataaaatttgtttctaattttattttctttttttcaaatttttaagtgTATTTTCTTTCGTTTCATCCAAAAGATATCTTGAATATTCCACATAGGCATAGAAGGAAGGAAGTTGCATAAACATTCACTTTTTTCCTTTCACTCTACAAttctaaaagagaaataaatttattcaaaaaagcTTTATTTTCAGAGAAATAAAAGCAAATACAACAGAGCATAAAAAAGGAGAGATTAGTCATGGAAAAAACGGATAATAGGATAAGTACTCCACACCAAAtgatacatgtaaaaaaaacGAACACACTAAAAAAGCTAGGCCATATCTTATAAATTACATGCCAGTTTATGACAAAACAAGTAAGGAAAGGAGACCAATAACACAAGCTATAGAAATAAGAACATACTTCAAGATCTTTCAGCTCAAAATAAGCCTGCCAGCAGCTATATGATTGGTCTCCTTCAAGCGTTGAACAATAATCTacagaattcaaattcaaaacacaCCACAAACGATGAATTCATATCATTCAACAACAGATCATGATGAAACCCGTAATCAGATTCCATCGTCCATAGGATAAGCAACAGAGAAACACACATCAAAAGGAGTTAATAAACTGAAATCGATACCCCAAATAAAATTACCCAAAAGGGGTCTTTGAATTCATTATAAAGTCGAGAAAtttgggaaaaaaagaaaagaaaaaaggacgTACCTAAGATCTCTTTCTCAGATTTTTCGATTAAAGGAGGGTCTTTAACGGCCCTTTCAAACTTGGTTCGGCTAAAAGGCTCGAGCTTCGGGATGTAGGGTTGGTTCTTCGATGAGCAACAAACAACGGTGGAAGCGTGTCTCATCGTTGACGAGGTTCGGTTGCTATGTGTGTCGAGAATCAGAGGACCAGAACAAGGACGAAGCAGTGTTGCCTTCATCGTTGAGATCAAGTCTAATAATGATTAGAAACGGGTGTGTTCTTCTTCTACAACAAAGAGGAGATGAGAACAGAGAGTGCGTGCTATTAAGGGTAAGGGTACTGAAGAATGATCCGAGAGACAAGACAAGATATCATTAAATAAGGAGTTTCTCGAACTGGATCaggatgatgttgttgttatagatttattttcatattttataactgTATAACATATCAGAAAAATAAAGACAATATGATTAGTAAGTTGATGAGATAATAATGTAGAAAtagattcttttaaaataaagttgcAAGTTGAAGATTATAAAGAGGGAAAtattgagttaaaaaaaagcattcttatataattttttattgtaaaataactttttttagatatattaatagtaacttaaaaaatagaagTAGGAAGAAGATGGTATAATTCAGTTGTAGAAGAAGATATTTGGCGTTGATTGGTGCTTAAACTTTTTGGTAAAGTGGGTCTATGCCATTGGGTGCACTTTTTTGTAGGGTTAATCCTAGGTGGTTGAATTGACCGGAGCCAAGTGGGTTATGAAGATGTGATGATGCATTTGATAAAGTGGGCTCTTACTTTGTCTTGTACAGAAAATAAGTGGCAATACGAAAACGACCATTCGATTGCCGCGGTTTCGGATAGTAGAAATAGTGAAATACGACCCATTCTCATCTAATGCCGGCGGGATATTTTACTGGTGCTTTTAGATATTTTCCTGTCTTGCTTGCAAATGGTATCTTctctcttttaattaatattttaaaaaatactataacaAGGTGATTACATTTAGTAGGTACTTGTATTCCTTAAACATGCcacaaatattcaattttttttattgtacatatgaaaaaagattttaaaaaaaaataaaactcatttaaatgatatttatgTCCTAGTTTCATAATTTTAGGTTATGAGAATaccttattttcattaaaaaaatattttaaaaatacaaatattcttGTTAAATAGCGGTCGGACTCAATTCTCCTTTGATCGTGCTCCTTACTTAAAGACACTTTAATGCTTGAGGAAAATCTTAATTTTGAACAATAAATAGAatagtaaatatataaatgaatagCGGTTCTTATTTGAAGGATTTTAACTCTATTTATACTAACAGCCTTGGACCTTGGGCTATCATGAAGAAATTGTCATTTAGTTAATTTGTCTTTTAAGTATGATGAAGGAgtaaaactttttaattttttttttattagggtcATTTTCGTCTTATAAAAGGTcggataaaattataaattattctaaCCATATATCCACAAATTAACACTTTGTATcattaattgattatatataaattttgtgtgattttgtttttcttgttctttttcaAGTTAATGAATTGGAACCTAAGAAAGTAATATTTGGGTTTTCCCCCTCACACAATTTatccatatttataatttactatataatacttcatttaaaaaaagtgaatgttaaactatttaattttttaaagataaataattatttttatccataaaagtGTATTATAGTATATTGTATTGACAAATTtgttcctaaaaaataaaaataaaaaaattaatttccaaaaatgtaaaaagtgaaacaaaatcatCTCATATCGTCTATGTAATACATATGGATAAAAATGTTATGAAATCGATATTCGCGTGgacataaaaactaaatttactcacaaatatttattataatgtattataattataattttatttataattaacatttagattttacaaattgattttttatttaaaaatttatttttgacttGTCTCCTCTtaaatcttgatttttttgtgataaattaatattattgtgtAATTGAAGTGGATAAATATCATACCTTAATTTAAAAGCTTAAGGATAAAGTTAATGGATAT is a window from the Glycine max cultivar Williams 82 chromosome 2, Glycine_max_v4.0, whole genome shotgun sequence genome containing:
- the LOC100305614 gene encoding CCG-binding protein 1-like, which gives rise to MKATLLRPCSGPLILDTHSNRTSSTMRHASTVVCCSSKNQPYIPKLEPFSRTKFERAVKDPPLIEKSEKEILDYCSTLEGDQSYSCWQAYFELKDLEKESPRADIERLILETGGVKSLIGCLHGISIMHKVKKGDMNLSKDVKSEEGERMCPIPDGLPKSADELREEEQARMPDSPYTKLLRTMGRHPAWYSPAPDHETD